One genomic window of Corynebacterium sp. sy039 includes the following:
- a CDS encoding IS1595 family transposase, with protein sequence MTTTDIINQVKEIISTVTPEERQHLIEQLEQLFHEPEYGEILSQCPRCECDSVVRKGTSKGGQRYLCKGCQRTFGHSTNKVLKTSKLSLETWRKFAECFIDGVSVRRSAERCGVAVATAFFMRHRVLELVEKNAKKVTVNRGNLAYIDETFFPINYKGAAVPDGVKAKKRGGLRKGKSQSRLLVCVVMGVTSTGSIFHQIAGYSSISKNTARLALGDIVTSGCTVITDKGSGYVSALKKLGATTGLIILKMTAANLRQSTHCTLKPNGL encoded by the coding sequence ATGACAACCACAGACATCATTAACCAAGTCAAAGAGATAATTTCCACAGTCACACCAGAAGAACGACAACACTTGATTGAACAGCTGGAGCAGTTGTTTCACGAGCCAGAGTATGGTGAGATTCTGTCACAATGTCCACGCTGCGAGTGTGATTCCGTTGTGCGCAAAGGCACATCAAAGGGCGGGCAACGCTATTTGTGTAAAGGGTGCCAGCGCACCTTTGGACACTCCACAAACAAAGTTCTCAAAACCTCCAAACTGTCTTTAGAGACATGGAGGAAGTTCGCTGAATGTTTTATCGACGGTGTAAGTGTTCGTCGTAGTGCCGAACGCTGCGGGGTTGCTGTTGCCACTGCTTTCTTTATGCGGCACCGTGTTCTTGAGCTGGTTGAGAAAAATGCTAAAAAAGTTACGGTGAACAGGGGAAACTTAGCTTATATCGATGAAACGTTTTTCCCTATTAACTATAAGGGGGCAGCTGTGCCTGATGGTGTTAAAGCTAAAAAGCGCGGCGGGTTAAGGAAGGGGAAAAGTCAGTCAAGGTTGTTGGTTTGTGTGGTTATGGGCGTGACATCTACGGGAAGTATTTTCCATCAAATTGCTGGATACAGTAGTATTTCTAAAAATACCGCCCGCCTAGCCCTTGGTGACATTGTTACGTCTGGTTGCACTGTTATCACGGACAAAGGTTCAGGCTATGTTTCAGCGCTGAAGAAACTTGGTGCTACCACAGGGCTTATCATTCTAAAGATGACCGCGGCAAACTTGCGCCAATCAACGCACTGCACTCTAAAACCAAACGGTTTATGA
- a CDS encoding TetR/AcrR family transcriptional regulator codes for MEDTVKKQRERIIDSAYTLALREGISALSVRKAAKEASIGASTLRYYFPSQDDLRVAVVDRYLEKNLSDIHILDSSRSASDRLVECLQQFLPTSSMKESSSLPWPRTDGTTAPDADPELTNQILGMATDHTHRRIAHWLSILKKEAALAPDQPTTPTVGLLCALVNGLSIDLNSQFPSISHTEAVEIIRNVVDKLVLI; via the coding sequence ATGGAGGACACAGTCAAAAAGCAACGCGAACGAATCATAGATTCCGCATATACCCTTGCTTTAAGGGAAGGCATTAGCGCCCTTAGTGTTCGCAAGGCAGCCAAGGAGGCATCCATCGGGGCAAGTACACTTCGTTATTACTTTCCCTCACAAGATGATTTGCGTGTTGCAGTGGTGGATAGATATCTCGAAAAAAACCTATCGGATATCCATATTCTTGACTCGTCACGAAGTGCCAGCGATCGGCTAGTTGAGTGCTTGCAGCAATTTCTCCCTACTTCTTCAATGAAAGAGTCTTCCTCCCTCCCCTGGCCCAGAACAGACGGGACAACGGCACCGGATGCCGATCCAGAATTAACCAACCAAATTTTAGGAATGGCCACGGATCACACGCATAGACGTATTGCCCATTGGCTTAGTATCTTAAAAAAAGAAGCAGCGCTGGCCCCAGACCAGCCAACCACCCCCACAGTTGGCCTTCTTTGTGCTTTAGTTAACGGACTTTCTATAGATTTAAATTCCCAATTCCCATCAATCAGTCACACTGAAGCCGTGGAAATCATACGAAATGTAGTTGACAAGCTTGTTCTCATCTAG
- a CDS encoding ABC-F family ATP-binding cassette domain-containing protein produces the protein MTLGWGTKLGVIGENGAGKSTLLSLLAGEISPTSGLVDSSSKPAFVPQEKDLLRGDSLVSDEIAACLAPLYEIEEELNQASRELVAGDSGSLEKYSNALQRAEVQDVWSAPQRIERYLYGLGLESLSRRQRVDELSAGERRRLAMALTMVSRPEILLLDEPSNYLDEQSRIFLQDEIKNWEGIVIFVSHDREFLEKVPTGICDLDKSFSSQYLYRGAYRDYLKQKDDEINRWKERYANEQEEIRRLKHTVAVKAHQINHHRAMSDNNKKAYGARGDRVQSQISRRVRAARERLNQINRSSIPEPPQSLVMSIAPTKTPVPSSALLAQLRSVKVNKRSKRAITLDIASDDKIIVTGPNGSGKTTLLEIISGKLKPTQGSILKGNEVSIGYLGHEDLYCQDKRTAREIYDSSTPDAAPRLTSLGLLENVDMAACELSVGQRKRLELGILLQGDHDILLLDEPTNHLSLRLCEELIELLSTWPASVIIASHDPWVRSQHGWRIFSVVESAF, from the coding sequence ATGACTCTTGGCTGGGGAACAAAACTTGGCGTGATTGGGGAAAATGGTGCAGGTAAGTCAACTTTGTTATCGCTACTTGCTGGGGAAATATCCCCCACGTCTGGGTTGGTTGATTCCTCGTCTAAACCAGCGTTTGTGCCTCAGGAAAAAGATTTACTCAGAGGGGACTCCCTGGTCTCTGATGAGATTGCAGCGTGTCTTGCACCTTTGTATGAAATCGAAGAGGAGCTCAATCAAGCATCGCGTGAGCTGGTCGCAGGGGATTCGGGTTCTCTTGAGAAGTATAGTAATGCCTTACAAAGGGCAGAGGTTCAAGATGTTTGGTCTGCTCCGCAACGAATTGAACGATATTTATATGGATTGGGTTTAGAGTCGCTATCGCGTCGGCAGCGTGTCGATGAGCTTTCCGCGGGAGAGCGTCGCAGACTTGCTATGGCACTTACTATGGTTTCTCGGCCGGAGATTCTTCTTCTCGATGAACCGTCTAATTATCTCGATGAACAATCACGGATCTTCTTGCAAGATGAAATTAAAAATTGGGAGGGTATAGTCATTTTCGTTTCTCATGATCGGGAATTCTTGGAGAAGGTGCCAACTGGAATATGTGATCTTGATAAGAGCTTTTCCTCTCAGTATCTCTATAGGGGAGCGTACCGCGATTATTTGAAGCAGAAAGACGATGAGATTAATCGATGGAAAGAACGCTACGCTAATGAGCAAGAAGAAATTCGCAGACTTAAGCACACTGTCGCAGTGAAGGCGCATCAGATAAACCATCATCGCGCAATGAGTGACAACAACAAAAAAGCGTACGGTGCACGAGGAGATCGTGTGCAATCACAAATATCACGCCGAGTACGCGCTGCTCGGGAGCGTCTTAACCAGATTAATCGATCGTCTATTCCTGAGCCTCCACAATCTCTAGTGATGTCTATTGCTCCAACTAAAACCCCAGTGCCGTCCTCCGCGCTATTGGCTCAATTGCGATCAGTAAAAGTGAATAAACGATCGAAAAGGGCTATCACACTTGACATTGCTTCGGATGACAAAATAATAGTTACAGGTCCGAACGGCAGTGGAAAAACTACTCTGTTGGAAATCATATCTGGGAAATTAAAGCCCACTCAGGGTTCTATCCTTAAAGGTAACGAAGTTAGCATTGGCTATCTGGGACATGAAGACCTATATTGCCAGGATAAAAGGACTGCCCGTGAGATATACGACTCCTCCACCCCTGATGCGGCACCGAGGCTTACTTCTTTGGGGCTTCTAGAAAACGTAGATATGGCTGCTTGTGAACTTAGTGTGGGCCAGAGGAAGCGGCTAGAATTGGGGATTCTTTTACAAGGAGACCACGATATCCTCTTGCTCGATGAGCCTACCAACCACCTTTCATTGAGATTGTGCGAAGAACTGATTGAGCTGCTCAGTACTTGGCCCGCTTCAGTAATAATTGCGTCGCATGACCCATGGGTGAGGTCACAGCACGGATGGCGGATATTCTCCGTCGTCGAATCCGCCTTTTAG
- a CDS encoding ABC transporter permease, whose protein sequence is MFSLSFRNLISTPCLALVSMRTYFHITVADAAAEKIAVVGTDSAAFEQTSVADGQNPGIKISTLDSVDSATEQVLNGTIDAAVVKIERGYDLIARNHPGTLTINFANQSVEKIDRDNTLTSLGISPQNFEQSLTRSQVNIHTFGQDEEQSESEIQSITTVLIATGVMCYLIFLFAGNIGGRVTEEKASHVVEIILATIRPQDLLIGKIIADTIVGCAASGIILAASTIALRISGIMSSTVQAI, encoded by the coding sequence ATCTTTTCATTATCTTTCAGGAATCTAATAAGCACCCCGTGCTTAGCATTAGTCAGCATGCGCACCTATTTTCACATAACCGTAGCTGATGCAGCAGCTGAGAAGATTGCCGTCGTTGGCACGGATAGTGCAGCTTTTGAGCAGACAAGCGTAGCAGATGGTCAGAACCCAGGCATAAAAATCAGCACTCTTGATTCTGTGGATAGTGCCACAGAGCAAGTACTCAATGGAACTATCGACGCAGCTGTGGTCAAAATAGAACGCGGCTACGATTTGATTGCACGCAATCATCCTGGCACACTCACCATTAACTTTGCCAACCAGAGCGTAGAGAAAATAGACCGCGACAATACACTCACCAGCCTCGGTATCTCACCACAAAACTTTGAGCAATCGCTGACGCGATCACAGGTGAATATACACACTTTCGGACAAGATGAAGAGCAATCAGAGTCAGAAATCCAATCTATTACCACCGTACTCATTGCCACAGGAGTTATGTGTTATCTCATCTTCCTCTTCGCTGGTAATATCGGCGGACGCGTAACAGAAGAAAAAGCATCTCATGTCGTAGAAATCATCTTGGCAACTATCCGCCCACAGGATCTTCTTATAGGCAAAATCATTGCTGACACGATCGTTGGCTGTGCAGCATCAGGAATTATTCTCGCCGCTAGCACTATCGCGCTACGCATAAGCGGCATCATGAGCTCCACTGTCCAAGCCATATAG
- a CDS encoding aldo/keto reductase: protein MTATDKNAENIENAGNASSAGNATIALLDGTTIPQLGFGTWQLPGEVAYEATLAAIKTGYRHIDTAAIYGNEQEVGQAIAQAIAEGIVAREDLFVTTKLWNSDQAKAQEAMELSLEKLGLERVDLYLLHWPCPGYGKYVQAWESMIQLREAGKTTSIGVCNFYPEALDELIAVGETPVVNQIEVHPGFAQDTLRAENQARGIHTQAWSPLGQGKVLDNADIASIAEAHGKTAAQVIIRWHIQRGDIVLPRSSNAGRIAENFAVTDFVLDDAQMAAISALDRVTRENGAGAAGATDDSAIAGRIGPDPKDFNRGTPVE, encoded by the coding sequence ATGACTGCAACCGATAAAAACGCCGAAAACATTGAAAACGCCGGAAACGCTAGCTCCGCTGGCAACGCTACTATCGCTCTGCTGGACGGCACCACAATCCCGCAACTCGGCTTCGGAACCTGGCAACTCCCAGGTGAGGTCGCCTATGAAGCCACACTCGCCGCCATCAAAACCGGTTATCGGCACATAGACACCGCCGCTATCTACGGCAATGAACAAGAGGTTGGCCAGGCCATTGCGCAGGCAATCGCTGAGGGAATCGTCGCGCGTGAGGATCTCTTTGTGACCACGAAACTCTGGAACTCAGACCAGGCAAAAGCTCAGGAAGCAATGGAATTATCCCTGGAGAAACTAGGCTTGGAGCGTGTTGACCTGTACCTCCTGCACTGGCCATGTCCCGGATACGGCAAGTACGTGCAGGCGTGGGAATCCATGATCCAGCTGCGCGAAGCCGGCAAAACCACTTCCATCGGCGTGTGCAACTTCTACCCAGAGGCACTCGACGAACTCATCGCCGTGGGGGAAACGCCCGTGGTGAACCAGATTGAGGTGCACCCCGGTTTTGCTCAGGATACGCTGCGTGCGGAGAATCAGGCGCGCGGGATTCACACCCAGGCATGGTCACCGCTGGGCCAGGGTAAGGTGCTGGACAATGCGGACATCGCAAGTATCGCTGAGGCGCACGGCAAAACCGCAGCTCAGGTGATAATCCGCTGGCATATTCAACGTGGCGACATCGTCCTGCCGCGCTCCTCCAACGCAGGGCGCATAGCGGAAAACTTCGCCGTCACAGACTTCGTGCTCGACGACGCCCAGATGGCGGCCATCTCTGCACTTGACAGGGTAACGAGGGAAAACGGTGCTGGAGCTGCTGGCGCGACTGATGATTCGGCTATAGCGGGACGCATTGGCCCAGATCCAAAGGACTTTAACCGGGGTACGCCGGTGGAGTGA
- the cas2 gene encoding CRISPR-associated endonuclease Cas2, with amino-acid sequence MGRPRREDGMWCLVMFDLPVKTAVERREATRFRNSLLDDGFSMVQYSVYVQYLPLGVNLSKIARNLKSRLPVHGEVRIVPLTDKQWSEAFRFSNGTVEKSEETPEQLQIF; translated from the coding sequence ATGGGTAGGCCAAGGCGGGAGGATGGTATGTGGTGTTTGGTGATGTTTGATCTTCCTGTGAAGACAGCAGTTGAACGCAGAGAGGCTACTAGGTTCCGTAATAGTTTGTTGGATGATGGGTTCAGTATGGTTCAGTACAGTGTGTATGTTCAGTACCTCCCTTTAGGGGTGAACCTCTCTAAAATTGCGCGTAATCTCAAGAGTCGCCTTCCGGTACATGGCGAGGTACGGATTGTTCCGCTCACTGATAAACAGTGGAGTGAGGCTTTTCGTTTTTCTAACGGGACTGTCGAAAAATCAGAAGAAACCCCAGAACAACTGCAGATTTTTTAG
- the cas1 gene encoding type II CRISPR-associated endonuclease Cas1, with amino-acid sequence MSWRVIDASQLKGKLSYRRGQLMVCPDEREPTAIPLAEIQMVLGGIHCSVSGGLMLKLGELGIPLMFLDWRHIPQSGAFGWSSHTRVGARQIAQAGLSLPKKKSAWSALIRAKVQNQALALRATGSIKEADFLDVLAKKVRSGDPDNIEGQAARFYWRHLELSAGFIREQLSSDPYNSALNYGYTILRGVGIRAVYSAGLWPALGVFHHGRSNAFNLVDDLIEPFRPVVDLVVKNLDLGEDFSGSDIKRTVAHSIKQQFSDDGSAVDTCLNDLSRNFGLYVEGDVSSLSVPKWIGRVTHG; translated from the coding sequence ATGTCTTGGCGTGTGATCGATGCATCACAGTTGAAAGGAAAGCTGAGTTATAGACGGGGACAGCTTATGGTGTGCCCAGATGAGCGCGAACCTACTGCTATTCCTCTAGCTGAAATTCAGATGGTTCTTGGTGGTATCCATTGTTCAGTCAGTGGTGGGCTGATGCTAAAACTGGGTGAACTGGGTATTCCACTCATGTTTCTAGATTGGAGGCATATTCCTCAGTCTGGTGCTTTTGGCTGGTCATCGCATACACGAGTTGGCGCCAGACAAATTGCTCAGGCAGGTCTTTCGTTACCTAAGAAGAAGAGTGCGTGGTCTGCTCTTATCCGAGCAAAGGTGCAAAACCAGGCTCTTGCGCTGCGGGCAACTGGTTCCATAAAAGAAGCAGATTTTCTTGATGTTTTAGCTAAAAAAGTTCGTTCTGGTGATCCTGACAATATTGAGGGGCAGGCTGCGAGATTCTATTGGAGACATTTGGAATTATCTGCTGGTTTTATACGGGAGCAGCTTTCTAGTGATCCATATAATTCAGCCCTTAATTACGGGTACACTATTCTACGTGGTGTTGGGATACGGGCAGTATATAGTGCAGGATTATGGCCAGCTTTAGGTGTGTTTCATCATGGCCGTTCAAATGCTTTCAACTTGGTGGATGATCTTATCGAACCATTCAGACCTGTCGTAGATCTGGTGGTGAAGAATTTAGATCTGGGAGAAGACTTTTCAGGTTCTGATATTAAACGCACAGTGGCGCATAGTATTAAGCAGCAATTTTCTGATGATGGTTCGGCCGTTGATACTTGTCTGAATGATCTTTCACGTAATTTTGGTCTTTATGTGGAAGGTGATGTTTCTAGTCTTTCTGTACCTAAGTGGATTGGGCGTGTCACTCATGGGTAG
- the cas9 gene encoding type II CRISPR RNA-guided endonuclease Cas9 (Cas9, originally named Csn1, is the large, multifunctional signature protein of type II CRISPR/Cas systems. It is well known even to general audiences because its RNA-guided endonuclease activity has made it a popular tool for custom editing of eukaryotic genomes.): MLSTLPSPSHKRYRVGIDVGLHSIGFAAIEIDEHDMPISILNAMSLIHDAGLDPDSQKTAQTRRMVSGVARRTRRLYRQRKRRLKELDEFLLQNGYPVPDLDSSPEKIGWKARAALAEAKITDTDELKLALSHAARHIARHRGWRNPYTSVKSMMSETSSHSDGYAAIEKKFREIVGLKENQETPETLALMVMGLPQGTIKLRGEDGLFSERLQQKDFVQELLLIGRTQELEKTFLNDLIEKVFYAKSPKGSAEGRVGKDELDPSQYKAWRATRAFQEYRIISLLANIRIQERNGTSLGEKRPLSVAERQKAFHFLNTWTKQNFPTWADVSELLGIDRGDLRGTASSNDDGERVTSAPPINNVEQTMSNTSIKEFKTFWKSANNASKDALIRELSNVEAPSEDSPEAIAASSLIRSMPPESLEKLESLHLPDGRSAYSEKTLQRLSTYMLNNVADLHAARRAEFGVDDDWAPAAAPIGQPTGNPAVDRVLKATNRWLMMAEHRWGTPVSINVESMRDGFKSEKSAREISRGQENRAKRNKDVIQSMMTTLNIEGRPDRHTVMKYQAIQRQNGQCAYCGSTITMQNAELDHIVPRAGVGSTNSRINLLAACANCNRSKGKLPFAVWAKKTDKTGVSVESAIDRVKQWPTDAGLNTREMNDFKQQVIFRLKRVSEDEEIDARSKESVSWMANELRHRVSHHFGSEVTVRVFRGSVTAAARRASGVEDKIRLIGGRSGKNRLDRRHHAIDAAVIALMQATVAQILTERDSLRSEQKLTKRPDTTYGDWREYTGKTIADKTVFKTWLKRMNVLVPQLQIALDEDRIPVSENLRLRLGNGQAHKETIQPLNTVTLGSAISMDQIDRAFSPALWTALTRCPDFDWKEGLPENLERQIQVNGTHYSAQDEIKLFSKKAGALALNGGFVELGSSFHHARLYRITGGKKDVYAMLRVYTVDLARYKNQDLFQVELPPQTISVRQAEPKLRKALREGKAEYLTWFVVDDELMLDTAKIATEKVITLLDKFGDIRRWRIRGFESATQLCLRPAQLSAEGLSKDALPDLKEIIGSPDGGKTHGWRSAINKIFGEADPVIIRRDVHGRVRVSSSRGLPVTYRMK; this comes from the coding sequence AATGGTATCTGGTGTTGCACGCCGAACGAGAAGACTTTACCGACAACGTAAACGCCGCCTCAAAGAACTTGACGAATTTTTACTTCAGAATGGCTACCCAGTGCCAGATCTGGATTCATCGCCAGAAAAAATTGGTTGGAAAGCACGTGCAGCACTTGCAGAAGCAAAAATTACCGACACAGATGAACTAAAGCTTGCTTTATCCCACGCGGCACGCCACATTGCAAGGCACCGTGGTTGGCGAAACCCATACACCAGCGTGAAAAGCATGATGAGCGAAACCAGCTCCCATTCCGATGGATATGCCGCCATTGAAAAGAAATTCAGAGAAATTGTTGGTCTAAAGGAAAACCAAGAAACTCCAGAAACATTGGCTCTTATGGTGATGGGATTGCCACAAGGAACAATTAAGCTTCGCGGTGAAGACGGTTTATTTTCTGAACGCCTGCAGCAGAAAGATTTTGTTCAGGAACTACTACTTATCGGCCGTACCCAGGAACTTGAGAAGACTTTCCTCAATGATCTGATCGAGAAAGTTTTTTACGCCAAAAGCCCCAAGGGATCCGCAGAAGGACGTGTTGGCAAGGACGAACTGGATCCATCTCAATACAAAGCCTGGCGTGCTACCCGAGCATTCCAGGAATATCGCATTATCTCCTTACTAGCGAATATCCGTATCCAAGAACGTAATGGCACATCTCTAGGAGAAAAACGTCCTCTGAGTGTGGCAGAACGCCAAAAAGCCTTTCATTTTCTTAACACCTGGACAAAGCAAAACTTTCCCACCTGGGCTGACGTATCAGAATTACTGGGAATTGATCGTGGCGATCTCCGTGGAACAGCATCATCGAACGACGACGGTGAACGTGTTACTTCTGCTCCACCGATCAATAATGTTGAACAAACAATGAGCAATACTTCCATTAAAGAATTTAAAACTTTCTGGAAGTCAGCTAATAATGCTTCTAAGGATGCACTCATCCGTGAACTCTCTAATGTAGAGGCTCCGTCAGAAGATAGTCCGGAAGCAATCGCAGCTTCCTCGCTAATTCGTTCCATGCCACCGGAATCTTTAGAAAAGTTGGAAAGTTTACATCTTCCAGATGGACGTTCCGCTTATTCAGAAAAGACCTTGCAGAGGCTTAGTACTTATATGCTTAATAATGTCGCTGATCTTCATGCAGCGCGTAGGGCAGAATTTGGTGTGGATGATGACTGGGCGCCCGCTGCCGCCCCCATTGGGCAGCCAACCGGTAACCCTGCAGTTGACCGTGTGCTCAAGGCAACAAACCGTTGGCTGATGATGGCTGAACATCGTTGGGGTACCCCTGTATCCATCAATGTGGAAAGTATGCGCGATGGGTTCAAGAGTGAGAAATCCGCTCGAGAGATATCCCGTGGTCAAGAAAATAGGGCAAAGAGGAACAAAGATGTCATCCAATCCATGATGACTACTCTGAATATAGAAGGACGCCCTGATCGTCATACTGTCATGAAATATCAGGCCATCCAGCGTCAAAATGGGCAATGTGCTTATTGTGGTTCCACAATTACCATGCAAAACGCAGAATTAGATCATATTGTTCCACGGGCAGGTGTCGGTTCCACCAACTCGCGTATCAACCTCCTTGCAGCGTGTGCTAACTGTAACCGTTCTAAAGGGAAACTGCCTTTTGCCGTGTGGGCAAAGAAAACTGACAAAACCGGTGTGAGCGTAGAAAGTGCCATTGATCGGGTGAAGCAGTGGCCTACGGACGCTGGTCTCAATACTCGCGAAATGAATGATTTTAAGCAACAGGTTATCTTCCGTTTGAAGCGTGTCTCTGAGGATGAGGAGATTGACGCACGGAGTAAAGAATCTGTTTCTTGGATGGCCAACGAACTGCGTCACCGTGTATCTCATCATTTCGGATCAGAAGTGACTGTACGAGTATTTCGTGGTTCTGTTACCGCTGCAGCGCGTAGGGCTTCCGGCGTTGAGGATAAAATTCGTCTTATCGGTGGACGTTCTGGGAAAAATCGATTGGATCGACGTCACCATGCCATTGATGCTGCTGTTATTGCCCTTATGCAGGCGACGGTTGCGCAAATTTTAACGGAGCGAGATAGTCTGAGGTCGGAGCAAAAGCTCACGAAACGCCCAGACACTACTTATGGTGATTGGCGAGAATATACCGGTAAAACCATCGCGGATAAAACCGTGTTCAAAACCTGGTTGAAGCGTATGAACGTACTAGTGCCTCAACTCCAAATAGCTCTTGATGAAGACCGTATTCCTGTTTCGGAAAACTTGCGTTTACGTTTAGGTAATGGGCAGGCCCACAAGGAAACTATCCAACCTCTGAATACTGTTACCCTGGGTTCAGCTATCTCGATGGATCAAATTGACCGTGCTTTCTCTCCTGCATTATGGACTGCATTAACGCGTTGCCCTGATTTTGATTGGAAAGAAGGACTTCCTGAGAATCTCGAACGTCAGATCCAAGTAAATGGCACACACTATAGCGCTCAAGATGAGATCAAACTCTTCAGTAAAAAAGCAGGGGCACTCGCTCTTAATGGTGGTTTTGTTGAGCTAGGTTCTTCTTTCCATCATGCACGTCTGTACCGCATCACAGGAGGCAAGAAAGATGTCTACGCCATGCTGCGTGTGTATACCGTTGATCTGGCACGTTATAAAAACCAGGATCTTTTCCAGGTAGAGCTCCCTCCTCAAACAATTTCTGTAAGACAAGCAGAACCGAAACTGCGTAAAGCACTTCGTGAGGGTAAAGCAGAATACCTAACATGGTTTGTTGTTGACGATGAACTTATGCTCGATACAGCTAAGATTGCTACGGAAAAGGTAATCACGCTCTTGGATAAATTTGGCGATATACGCCGATGGCGTATTCGAGGTTTTGAATCAGCTACTCAACTATGCCTTAGACCTGCACAGCTCTCCGCAGAGGGACTTTCTAAAGATGCACTTCCAGATTTGAAAGAAATTATTGGATCCCCTGACGGGGGAAAAACACATGGTTGGAGATCTGCAATTAATAAAATATTTGGCGAAGCTGATCCAGTGATTATCCGTAGAGATGTTCACGGTAGGGTTCGTGTGTCTTCTTCTAGAGGTCTTCCAGTTACTTACCGTATGAAGTAG